ATGAGCGCAGCAGGTTTACCGGGCGCATCAGCACTTCACGCATGACTTCCCAGGTTTTGAAATCAATGCTTTTGGGGATCAGCGCGTGATTGACCTTTTTGCCATGAATCTCGACCTCGCCCAGAAGCTGGCTGATGGCGAAAATACCAATCAGCACAACAAGAAACGGCAAACCCGGTGCCAACAGGTCCATATCGAATGTCAGGCGCGGACGGCCCATCATCGGGTCCGGGCCAATGGTGGCAATGCCCAGGCCGATCACACCGGCAATCAAACCGCGGATCAGCGAATTACCCACCAGACTGGCAACAATGGTCAGGGCAAAAACGATCAGCGAAAAATATTCCCACGGGCCAAGGCGCACGGCCACAACCGCCAAAGGCGGGGCAGCAACAATCAGAACAACTGTCGAAATCAGCGTTCCGAAAAACGACGCCCACACACCAAGCGACAGGGCACGCCCCGGTTCGCCCTTGCGGGCCATGGGGAAGGCATCAAAGGTGGTGGCAACCGAACTTGGCGTGCCGGGAATCCCAAGCAGCGCCGCACTGATCAGCCCGCCGGTATAACCACCGACATAAACCGACAGCATCACCGAAATGCCCTGCAATGGCTCCATGGCAAAGGTCAGCGGCAATGTCAGGATAATTGCCATCGTAACGGTAAAACCGGGGATCGCGGCTGCAACAATGCCAGCCACCGAACCGATCAACATGTAAATCAGGGTATCAAAGGCAAAAACCTGATGGGCACCCTGCAAAAAAGCATCCAGCATATGTTTGAACTTTCAGCGGAATTATCCGTATGGGGCTGCCTAAAAGGCAATCAGGACGCCACGGGGCAAAAACACGTTGAAAACATCGGCAAACAGCGCATTTAACCCAAAGGAAAACACCAGTGCCGCGATGATCGACTGGATCACCGTTTTGCGTGTCACACCGGCAATGAGCAATTGCGTGACCAGCAAAAAGCCGAATGTCGCCAGCGAAAAGCCCAGAACCGGCAACACCGCCAGATACACCACCAGCAAACCATAAATGGCAAAGGATACGCGACGGATGCGCAACCAGCGACCAAAGGCATAAACAGCTTCGGGCATGCCGCCATTACGTTGGATTTCCACAAGCGACCGCAGAACGGCAAACAGGCACAAAACCGCCAGAACGATAAAGACCAGCTTGGGAAAAGACCCAGCCCCCAATGGCTCCCAGCGTGATGCCGGCAGGGAGGATGCCCGCCAGGCACAAAAAACCGCAATGCCCCCAAAAACAAGATAGGAAACCAGCCGGGCCAGCTCATTTCTGGCCCGCGTGGCAGCGGATGCCTGCGCATCCACTACCGCCGGGTTCTCGGTTTCGGCACTCATCCCTGAAGCTTGCCGACCAGCTTGGTTACGTCGGCATCAAGTTTTTCAAGATAGGCTTTATAGTCTTCCTCGCCGACAAAGACATTTGCCGAACCGGCATTTTTCATCTTGGTCTTGATGTCATCAAGGGACATGGCCTTTTTCAGATCATCAGCCAGCTTGTCAACGATCGGCTGGGGCGTGCCTTTGGGCAGGACAACCCCACGGGTCACGGCCATTTCAAGGTCATAACCCTGTTCTTTCATGGTCGGAACATCGGGTTCTTCGGCGGTGCGTTCCTGGGTGCCGACACCAGCAAAAACCAGATCGCCGTTTTTAACAAATTCACCCGCAGATGCCACATCGCCAATGGCGATATCAATATTACCGCCCACCAGCGCGCGAATACGCTGCCCGGTATCACGGAAACCGACATAGCTGAACTGAACGCCAAGGGCATCTTCGATCATGGCCATGTGCAAATGCGGCACACCGCCCAGTGTCACACCCGCGCGCACCTTGCCCGGATGGGCCTTGGCATAGGCCTTCAGTTCTTCAAGATTTTTGAAATTGTCGTTTTTCGACAGGGTCAGATATTGCGGTGACGATGCCACCAGCGCGACAGGAATGAAGCTGTCCCAGTCCAGATCGGTAATGCCGGTTTTATTGGCTGTCAGCAAACCTTCATGGATTTGCGAAATCGTATAGCCATCCGCCGGGCGCTTGGCGAATTCCTTCAGGCCGACCGTACCGCCCACACCGGGCATATTGATAATCGGCACCGGCTGACCGGTAACTTCCGACAGGCCCTGACCCACAATACGCATCAGGGTATCACTGCCGCCACCCGGGCCCCAGGGAACGATGAATTCGATTGGTTTGCTTGGGTAATCCTGTGCCATG
The window above is part of the Thalassospira marina genome. Proteins encoded here:
- a CDS encoding Bug family tripartite tricarboxylate transporter substrate binding protein, translating into MLRKLAMAAGIMVAAAALSPVMAQDYPSKPIEFIVPWGPGGGSDTLMRIVGQGLSEVTGQPVPIINMPGVGGTVGLKEFAKRPADGYTISQIHEGLLTANKTGITDLDWDSFIPVALVASSPQYLTLSKNDNFKNLEELKAYAKAHPGKVRAGVTLGGVPHLHMAMIEDALGVQFSYVGFRDTGQRIRALVGGNIDIAIGDVASAGEFVKNGDLVFAGVGTQERTAEEPDVPTMKEQGYDLEMAVTRGVVLPKGTPQPIVDKLADDLKKAMSLDDIKTKMKNAGSANVFVGEEDYKAYLEKLDADVTKLVGKLQG
- a CDS encoding tripartite tricarboxylate transporter TctB family protein, with product MSAETENPAVVDAQASAATRARNELARLVSYLVFGGIAVFCAWRASSLPASRWEPLGAGSFPKLVFIVLAVLCLFAVLRSLVEIQRNGGMPEAVYAFGRWLRIRRVSFAIYGLLVVYLAVLPVLGFSLATFGFLLVTQLLIAGVTRKTVIQSIIAALVFSFGLNALFADVFNVFLPRGVLIAF
- a CDS encoding tripartite tricarboxylate transporter permease, encoding MLDAFLQGAHQVFAFDTLIYMLIGSVAGIVAAAIPGFTVTMAIILTLPLTFAMEPLQGISVMLSVYVGGYTGGLISAALLGIPGTPSSVATTFDAFPMARKGEPGRALSLGVWASFFGTLISTVVLIVAAPPLAVVAVRLGPWEYFSLIVFALTIVASLVGNSLIRGLIAGVIGLGIATIGPDPMMGRPRLTFDMDLLAPGLPFLVVLIGIFAISQLLGEVEIHGKKVNHALIPKSIDFKTWEVMREVLMRPVNLLRSSMVGVVIGALPGAGGSIANLLAYDQAKRSSKTPEAFGQGTADGVVASEAGNSATAGGGLIPLISLGIPGSAVDAILMASLMVHGVSVGPRLILDHADLVYGMFIALTVASFMMLVVCVASMRLFLRVTDIPKQFIVPTVMICCVIGAFALNNRVSDLYLLGAIGLVGYILKCLDYPLAPLVLGVILGPIAETNLRRALMSDGDWTVFLTRPISALLLAAAVLSVVFSIRSIWKSRKNENGKNSAPA